A stretch of Besnoitia besnoiti strain Bb-Ger1 chromosome V, whole genome shotgun sequence DNA encodes these proteins:
- a CDS encoding hypothetical protein (encoded by transcript BESB_059930) produces MFSIGASPCFFLRLHANDQGQCLQDIRCLFLSLLVRCTRPPPAAAMSFEGLSKPPSSAFGVLQPLNHIYLHFGFALSLYRVSAPPEFLCLRRKPLLACLLAAQLTGSGLASLPPRLPEARSTNLFSPGAAVHPAFSSHGTRRRGRGARRPAGGRGASPPALFPPGCLDDPWARLNSSLQQTHPALELPFRKWSDTLRPQDSAAEREALGVVPERENGDEPNERDAAAACGGKKFLKDDEEGNGEERKATGRDAGSAQQAGRRAPMRPPPVISEHRLGCDEEPPRAEKEDRESIGGDTCAGRIQDDAASSGDDSSYPPQGPGSGTLRASEPPREAHSPACRSPEKKRFCLSFLPPPKSGVASSFLSSLPSPKDASSSFLSSLSRPRDADVSSPLGSSLPSQGAPVSYASCLSSLPPARGACVTASSLLSSLPSPKSSSSASVGSPASPRRGRGSSAHGAEEAANDRDEGVPVQGIATAEIERESTSELPSAGRGVGTATAASVIFAASSVSCCLSSGAGVAEESQQLDVAEVSVPELKPAAPAPCALAPSGDMAERAGEPVERPGDSTKPAAEGKSAFLCLDAEKIREKLRERTNPGRCKGRGTTQ; encoded by the exons ATGTTCAGTATTGGGGCAAGTCCTTGCTTCTTTCTCCGTTTACATGCGAACGACCAAGGTCAGTGCCTCCAGGATATCCGTTGTCTGTTCTTGAGCCTTCTCGTTCGCTGCAcccgccctccgcccgccgcggccatGTCTTTTGAGGGCCTCTCGAAACCTCCGAGCAGCGCCTTCGGTGTGTTGCAGCCGCTGAACCATATTTACCTTCATTTCGGCTTCGCGCTCTCCCTCTACCGTGTCTCCGCTCCCCCTGAGTTTCTCTGCCTTCGGCGGAAGCCTCTGCTGGCGTGCCTCCTTGCCGCGCAGCTGACCGGGTCGGgactcgcctcgctgccccccCGTCTGCCTGAGGCGCGCTCGACGAATCTGTTTTCTCCAG GGGCTGCTGTCCAtcccgccttctcgtcgcaCGGGACTCGCCGCAGGGGCCGCGgggcgcgaaggcccgctgggggccgcggcgcctcgccgccagcgctcTTTCCCCCCGGGTGCCTTGACGACCCGTGGGCAAGGCTGAACTCCAGCTTGCAGCAGACGCACCCCGCTCTTGAACTCCCGTTCAGGAAGTGGTCCGACACCTTGAGGCCGCAGGActctgcagcggagagagaagcgctCGGCGTGGTGCCCGAGCGTGAGAACGGGGACGAACCAAATGAACGGgatgctgcggctgcgtgcggAGGCAAGAAGTTCCTaaaggacgacgaggaaggaaacggagaggagagaaaagcgacAGGGCGAGATGCGGGTTCCGCCCAGCAGGCCGGCCGCCGGGCGCCCATGAGACCTCCTCCAGTCATATCTGAGCACCGCCTAGGCTGTGACGAGGAACCTCCacgcgcggagaaagaagaccGAGAATCAATAGGCGGAGATACGTGCGCAGGACGAATCCAAGATGACGCTGCTTCTTCGGGTGACGACTCTTCCTATCCGCCGCAGGGGCCCGGCAGCGGGACGCTCAGGGCTTCTGAGCCGCCTCGAGAGGCACACTCGCCGGCGTGCCGCTCGCCGGAAAAGAAGAGATTTTGTCTCTCGTTTCTGCCACCGCCCAAGAGCGGTGTagcttcttcttttttgtcgtctcttccttctccgaaagatgcttcgtcttcttttctttcctcgcTATCTCGGCCTCGAGATGCTGATGTGTCCTCGCCTCTCggctcttcgcttccttctcagGGGGCACCTGTATCCTATGCGTCCTGCctttcgtctctccctcccgccAGGGGTGCCTGTGTGACTGCCTCTTCGTtgctgtcttctctcccttcgccTAAATCCAgttcgtctgcttctgtggggtctcctgcttctccgcggcgcggtcgcggctctTCTGCACACGGCGCTGAGGAAGCCGCCAACGACCGCGACGAGGGGGTGCCTGTACAAGGCATCGCGACGGCTGAGATCGAACGGGAGTCCACGAGCGAGCTGCCGTCTGCAGGGCGCGGGGTGGGGACCGCGACAGCTGCTTCGGTTATTTTTGCGGCCTCTTCCGTGTCTTGTTGCCTTTCTTCTGGCGCAGGCGTGGCGGAGGAGTCCCAGCAGTTGGACGTTGCCGAGGTGTCGGTCCCCGAATTGAAGCCGGCGGCCCCTGCCCCGTGTGCCTTAGCACCTAGCGGCGACAtggcggagagagcgggcGAGCCTGTGGAAAGGCCAGGGGACTCTACGAAGCCGGCAGCGGAAGGCAAGAGTGCGTTTCTCTGTTTAGATGCGGAAAAAATTCGGGAaaagctgcgcgagaggacAAATCCAGGGAGGTGTAAGGGGCGAGGGACAACGCAGTGA